CAGAAAGGGCGCGCCGAGCAGATAAAAGAGGATGGCCAGGACGCCCAGGGCGGCAGCCACCGCAATCACGCCGTGCATGGCATCGCGCAGCAGCAGCACCCCCAGCAGCAGGGCCGCCAGCAGGGCGAGCAGCAAGAATCCGAGAAAGATCATGGCAGGTTACTCCGCGGATCGCAGTGCTCCGGAGCTGGCAAGGCCTGAATCTGTACCCCCGCATGATCATAATAGCGATAGTGTGGATCTTTGCCGGGACCATCGATGAGCAGGGCTTCTTTGTGATAGACAAAATCGCCGCGCTCCCCCTTGGCGAAGGCAAATTCCGGTGAGAGCTGAATGGCGACGGTGGGGCAGGCCTCTTCACAGAGCCCGCAGTAGATGCAGCGCGCAAAGTTGATGCGAAAGGCCGTGGCAAAG
The window above is part of the Acidithiobacillus acidisediminis genome. Proteins encoded here:
- the nuoI gene encoding NADH-quinone oxidoreductase subunit NuoI, with product MRLWRALLASFWTTLRQVPRRDTLSYPEQKPTLAPRWRGRPILTRDPDGEERCVACELCSAVCPTHCIELEGGDRPDGRRFATAFRINFARCIYCGLCEEACPTVAIQLSPEFAFAKGERGDFVYHKEALLIDGPGKDPHYRYYDHAGVQIQALPAPEHCDPRSNLP